One genomic segment of Centropristis striata isolate RG_2023a ecotype Rhode Island chromosome 13, C.striata_1.0, whole genome shotgun sequence includes these proteins:
- the nags gene encoding N-acetylglutamate synthase, mitochondrial — protein sequence MRLFSRLLRAARPGTDAASPGSPGPAAPPLGDMSTVNGASSCRAMVAAGRLLSSRVLLGPQRRMMSAEAAGAEGKAAAPGLLQEQLGFSAAERHVLSLNLVYREVKAFLNEVGGNPREARYWLTQFQRASSAQSPAFAVLEVDSSVFSSREMVQSLAFGLSFLQRMDMKPVVVMGRSEDEAPGPSSPGAGSLSTAGPSSPVAGSLSTAGPSSPGAGSLSTAGLVERSQQLTEALQQHSATVLPLFSAESFLLLNQAPRGSSAPPSVAVDPSLLQWSLNCGTIPLVCPVGRDGRGCSVMLDTTDVTAAISRVLQPHKVIFLNNSGGLRSQENKVLDTVLLPSDLPSLSMAAWLSAGERRRVAAIARLLNQLLTESSAVITSADTLLAELFSHRGSGTLFKNGDPIHRYSSLDGIDLNRLLALINKSFDKTLKQDYIESLKGRLHSIYLSEGYSAAAIVTMEPVNRGTPYLDKFVVSSSKQGQGTSHILWECIRQDLGKLFWRSRATNRINPWYFKHCDGSFVNGVWTVFWFGLTDIRDSYELVEYAKNLPDFFHVPTPTSSPGS from the exons ATGAGGCTCTTCTCCCGGCTACTGAGAGCGGCTCGCCCCGGGACAGATGCAGCCAGCCCCGGCTCCCCGGGACCCGCAGCCCCGCCACTAGGAGACATGTCCACGGTGAACGGAGCCTCCAGCTGCCGGGCCATGGTGGCGGCGGGCCGGCTCCTGTCCAGCCGGGTCCTGCTGGGCCCGCAGCGGCGGATGATGAGCGCCGAGGCGGCCGGAGCGGAAGGAAAGGCCGCGGCTCCGGgcctcctgcaggagcagcTGGGCTTCTCCGCCGCGGAGCGCCACGTGCTCAGCCTGAACCTGGTCTACCGGGAGGTGAAGGCTTTCCTCAACGAGGTCGGAGGGAACCCCCGGGAGGCCCGCTACTGGCTCACACAGTTCCAGAGGGCCTCCTCGGCCCAGTCCCCGGCCTTCGCTGTCCTGGAG GTGGACAGCTCAGTGTTCAGCAGCAGGGAGATGGTCCAGAGTCTGGCCTTCGGGCTCTCCTTCCTGCAGCGGATGGATATGAAGCCCGTGGTGGTGATGGGGCGTTCTGAGGACGAGGCCCCGGGGCCCAGCAGCCCGGGGGCGGGGTCCCTGAGCACCGCGGGGCCCAGCAGCCCGGTGGCGGGGTCCCTGAGCACGGCGGGGCCCAGCAGCCCGGGGGCGGGGTCCCTGAGCACCGCGGGGCTGGTGGAGCGCAGCCAGCAGCTGACGGAGGCGCTGCAGCAGCACTCGGCCACCGTCCTGCCGCTCTTctctgctgagtccttcctcCTGCTGAACCAGGCCCCCCGAGGCAGCAG cgccCCCCCCTCCGTGGCCGTGGACCCCAGCCTGCTCCAGTGGAGTCTGAACTGTGGGACGATCCCGCTGGTGTGTCCGGTGGGGCGGGACGGCCGAGGCTGCTCCGTCATGTTGGACACCACGGACGTGACGGCAGCCATCTCCAGAGTTCTGCAACCACACAAAGTCATCTTCCTCAACAACTCAGGAGGCCTCCGCAGCCAGGAGAACAAG GTGTTGGACACAGTGTTGTTGCCTAGCGACCTGCCCAGTCTGTCCATGGCGGCGTGGCTGAGCGCTGGCGAGCGGCGCCGCGTGGCGGCCATCGCCAGACTGCTCAACCAGCTGCTCACCGAGTCCTCCGCCGTCATCACATCAGCTGACACGCTGCTGGCCGAGCTGTTCAGCCACAGAG GATCCGGGACGCTCTTTAAAAATGGAGATCCGATACACCG gtacAGCTCTCTGGATGGGATCGACCTGAACCGTCTGCTCGCTCTCATCAACAAATCTTTTGATAAAACTCTGAAACAAGACTACATCGAGTCCCTGAAGGGACGACTTCACTCCATCTACCTCTCTGAAGG CTACAGTGCAGCAGCCATCGTCACCATGGAGCCGGTGAACCGGGGAACTCCGTACCTGGACAAGTTTGTGGTGAGCAGCAGTAAGCAGGGTCAGGGGACCAGCCACATCCTGTGGGAGTGTATCAGACAAGACCTGGGAAAACTGTTCTGGAGGTCCAGAGCCACCAACAGGATCAACCcctg gtACTTTAAACACTGTGACGGCAGCTTTGTGAACGGGGTGTGGACGGTCTTCTGGTTCGGTCTGACGGACATCAGAGATTCCTACGAGCTGGTGGAGTACGCCAAGAATCTCCCCGACTTCTTCCACGTCCCCACTCCCACCTCCTCCCCAGGCTCCTGA